CGACAAGCTTCCTAAAATGTTCTTTGATCATTTTACGAATACGAGCTTTATTGCAGAAGAGAACGGTGAGATTGCCGGGTTTCTTATTGGTTTTCTTTCACAAACTCATTTAGAAGAAGGGTATATTCACATTGCTGGTGTTCACCCTTCTTATCGAGGTGGTCACATTGGACGTCAACTTTATGAGTCGTTCTTTCAAACAATGAAAGCTTATGGCAGAAGCTTAGTGAGGTGCGTCACCTCGCCGGATAATAAGAATTCGATTGCTTACCACTTTAGAATGGGTTTTGAGATTGAAGGAGGCAACCGCGTCGTAAATGGAATTGCGGTTCACTCAAACTATGACGGGCCAGGGCGTGAGCGTGTGGTGTTTGTGAAGCGCGTATAAATGTCCGCGGCGGGGGTCAGGTCCGAACCTGACCCCCCGCATTTCAATACGCCTAAGTCATGCAAAAGCGCATTTGTTTTCACAAGTGCGTTTTTTTGATAAATACTGAGTTAGGTCATATAAGTTCCTCCCATTCACAATCTCGAAATCTTATAGTATAGCGGGAGAGGTATGAGTTGATTCTTTGTAAAAACATGAAACTAATTCTCGTTCGTTTCGTATGTAGTAATACGCAGAAAACTTATTCAGCCTATATTCTCTAATCGTTTCACTCTAAAAAATACGTCAGGCTTGGAGGAGAATTTATGGCAGAGGGAATGTTTTTGCTTATAATTGTGTTTATTACGGTTTTTGTCATTGGAAAAAAGAAGAAAAAATGATCTGTAGGTTTGATTCTTTTCTTAGGGGAGTGTTTGCTAAGTTTATCGCAAACGCTCCTTTTAGTCGTTAGATCATTTACATAGAACAATAGTAAAACTTTATTCTGAGGAAGGGTTGATTCAATGAAGATCGAAAGCAAATTGTATGACGAAGCAGTAAAGTTAATCGAGTCTCGTTACCCTTCTGGTTGGGGAGGGGCGGCAGCGATGTATACAAGCGGGGGTTCTATTCTAACGAGCGTTTCTCCAGAGAACATTAATGCTTCTGCAGAGCTTTGTATTGAAACGGGGGCTATTCTAGAAGCCCATAAATTAAACACAGAAATCACGCACTCCATTTGCGTCGTACGTGATGATGAGAATTCTCACTATAAGATATTAACTCCGTGTGGTATTTGTCAGGAACGACTGTTTTATTGGGGGGCAAATGTTAAAGCAGCCGTATTTACGGAAGACGGTGCGCTTAACTTTAAAACGTTGAAAGAAATACAACCTTATCACTGGAATGAAGCATATGAGGGAGAGTAATGAGATAAGAAGTAGAGGAGCGGTAATCTCAGAAACCAGTTCCATTTTCATGAGCTCAAAGCAAAGTGTTCATCCGTATAGGGCTAATCTTAAGGATGTGAGAATTTCAAGTTTCCTTAGAAGGGATTTATTCCCTTTTATAGAAATGTAGTGATGATAAGTAAACCCTGGAAATGGGGGATGGCGATGATTGAGACGCTCTGCTTTTTTTGTAAAAAGAAATTTCATATTAAGCCCTCTGATTCACAGTTTTGGAAGTTGAAGCAGAACCCTGGTGCGAGCTATGTGTGTAAGGCGTGTAACCAATCGATGCAGCGAGAAGCACAGCAAAGCACGGGAATTTATCCAGACCAAATTGATCAGTATGATAAATTATTCCGTTAAAATGACCGGAGGGAGTGAAGATGTATGAAAAGATGGCTTGCATACTTGCTCGTTCTTCTCATTCTTCTCACTAGTTGTAATGGAAATGATCATGTGACGAAACAGGTTGTTCAAAAAGAAAATCAAGCAGAAGTAAGTAACACTTTCACATCAGGCTCTTATAAGATGATTGGTGAAGAAGAGCGGATCGGCTTTATATATGATGATGCGTCAGCATTCAAAGCTGGTGAACCTAATAAGTACATGTGGCACTTGTGGGGAGATGAAGACGAACTAAATGGTTCTCTTAAAGTAATCGGAACACATCAGGAGACAAATGAGGAGATCGTGGTTTTTGAATCAGATGAGTTGGCGGGTCCGCACAACGGGGCGGATGCTCACGTCCCTTCAACGATGCAACTTCCTTCAACAGGTGTTTGGGAGCTAGATGCTTATGTTGGGGAAGAATTTTTTGGAACCATTGTAGTGGAGGTCATGTAATTGCCTTACTTTCATCAAGAAATAGGTGTACAAAAAGAAGCGTTGGAACACATTCTTTATCAGAATCCAGCCATTGAAAAGGCTCTCGGTGTACTAAGGGAAGAGTTCGATCATGCATACATCGGAGCAGGGTGTATTGTGCAAACGGTTTGGAATGACTTAACGAATCGGCCGTTGGATTACGGTATCCATGACCTCGATGTTGTGTATTACGATGATCAGGATTTGAGCTTAGAAAAAGAGGTCGAGATAGAAGAGCATCTTCGGAAGTTGCTTTCCGACATTCCTTATAAAATTGACGCCAAAAACGAAGCGCGCGTTCATCTCTGGTATGAAGAGAAATTCGGTCAGCGTATCGCCCCTTATTCTTCAGTAGAAGATGCCATCAATAGCTGGCCTACTACTGCAACATCAATCGGTGTCAAAGTAGGAGAGGATGGTGCGTTTCAGGTATATGCGCCATACGGATTAAGTGATTTGTTTGGGTTAATTGTGCGTGCAAACAAGTTGTTGATTACCCGCGATGTCTATGAAGCGAAAGTGGAAAAATGGACGCGGAAATGGCCAGAGCTTGAGGTGATCGCTTGGGACAAGTGATGAAGGTGCAAAAATAGAGTACTTTAAGAACTCATAGTGGTTTCTTATCTACTGTTTGGAGGCAATAATGGAAGCAAAAAAGTTCTTATCTTTACTAGGGTGGGTGATGCTTGGATCGTGGCTCATTCATTTTTTTATTTACTATTTAATCGATTTAGATCGAGAAATCTATTCTGTAGAAAAGATCGTCTCAGGGATTGTGTTTATTCTTATCGCAGTACCAATCTATTTTACTAGTGTTCACCTGTATTATAAATTTAGCGAGGAGCGTTCATAAGATGAAAAGTGGTTGGAGAAGATCTGGTTTACATAAAGCGGGAATTATAAAAGGAAACCGATGTAGTATGGCGCATTTTGATTTAGAAAAGATACTACCAAAACCCCCGCTAAAGGAACCCTTTCTACTTGGAATCGATGGGTTAAGTCGGTCAGGTAAAACCACGTTCGTCTCCGAGTTAGAGCACTTACTTGAAATGTCAGGGTATCGCTCTGTTACATTTCATATAGATGATTACATAGAGCCAGAGCAAAAGCGGTATAACACAGGCCACGAAGAGTGGTACGAATACTATTTTTTGCAGTGGGACGTCGCTAAGCTAAAAGAGCATCTTTTTGACAGCATAATGGAACGAATACCGCCCGAAAATTTGAAGGCAGATGTGGTGTTGATCGAAGGGGTTTTTCTGCAAAGAGACGAATGGCGTTCTGCGTTCGATTGCGTGCTTTTCTTAGAATGTGCAAGAGATGTGCGGTTTGGACGAGAGAACGAAGAGACACAGAAAAATCTAAAGAAATTTCAAGAGCGATATTGGAAAGCAGAAGATTATTATATGGATACCGTTAAGCCTTTGGAGAGAGCGGATTTTGTGATTGAGTCATGAACGGATGAGCATTCCTTCAGTAGGCTTATTCTTGCAACTGTTCCTTGTTTTATTTGTCACTGCGCTAAACGGTTTACGAACTTCACTGATAAATCATTTTTCGATTTATCCAGTTGCGCTTATGGAGCTAACGATTGGCGTCATCAGCTTATGTTTTGGTGTCTACGGGCTCATTCAATCAAAGTATTCCGCTCTTTCATGGATCGTTGTCATGATCGGTGCAATGACGTTCTTTCTATTTGTTTTTGTGTATCTACTTCCAGAGGCGGGTAGCCCACCGCTCATCCGATGGTTATGAGGTCAGTGAATCCAACGATCGAATGTTTGTGGAGCCTAAAAAGATAGCTGATTATGACATTGAGTGGAACGATGTGTATCAAGAAATAGTAGAAGCTGCATTAAAATTGGAGGAAAAATAGTGAAAATGAAAGTTCTGGCTCCTTTCATTCTATTAGGAACGTTACTGCTATCAAGCTGTGCGAGTAATGAGCATAAAACGGCTGAGATTAAGCCTATGCCTGATTCGGATTATGTAAAAACCTTCGAAGAGTTGAATCTTGGTAATCTATTCGATTTTGAATTCGAATTGGAGAATGCAGATAAACGCTGGGTAAGGCTTTGGGTGGAGCGGTATCAAGATGGGGAGAAAGATCGTGAGCCTATCACGGAACTTATGTATGGTCAGAGTCCGATTCCTGATGAAACGTCCAAAGGGCATGTAGGATTTGGGATCATTCAGTCTAATGAAGGTGAACCGTCTTATTTTCTTTATGCACCTGGCCATAGCTCAGCTCCTAATAAAAGCGTTGAAAAAACGAAGTCAGAAACATCAATGACAACGTGGGATTATGCGTTTCCAGATGAAAAGGTGGATTTACAATTAAACGAAGAGAAAGTGCTAGCGGCGTATCGAAGCACATCTTCCAACGAAATGAGAACCTATGATTTAGGGAACAAAGATGATGTTAAAAAAATGATTCAAGAGGATACTGAGGTTTTATTGTTGAAAATCTTGATTGAAGAGAGTGATGAGGAAAATTAATGATTTCTGATGTGTCAGTTATATGGTCGGATGATCTTAATATGTGGAAACTATAGAGCGAACTAAACGAAATAAGGGCGTTTTTATGGGTGATGTATTTCTTTTGGAGGGCTAGGATTATTATTTATAGCTGCTATGTTTCTTGTAACATGGAGCGTCACTGTACTATATAAATTAATGGCAAAGTGAAGAATGAAATGCCGCCTTTCGTTATAAGGGAGTTTTATTAATAAAGTGAAGAACAGAGCTTGGAATGGCTTATACGCCTCCAAGCTCTATTTTTATGTGATTTTCCGTTTTCAACTTTGAAAAAGAATGATTTTATTTTCCAATAAGTGGTTGCCTAATATATCATTACCTGATATATTACAATTATTGATATATCATTAAACGATATAAGATTGGAGGAAGCGAATGCCAAGAAATGATTCTCTTGAAGTGGGAGAGCTAACAGATACATCTTATTACATTCTCCTATCACTGATGGAGCCTAAACACGGATATTTAATAATGAAAACAATTGAGGAAATGACAGATCACACGGTCGTAGTCGGACCGGCGTCTATGTATACCACGATCAAAAAGCTACTTAGAGCAGAACTGATAAAGCTGCATGATAAGAGTGATAAGAAAAAGGTGTATGTAACCACAGAAAAAGGTGTTCAGCTAGTAAAGAAAGAAATTGAACGAAAACGCCTAATGATTCAGCACGGGGAAGAAATCCTCGCAAATAAAGGAGAGTGAGTGTATTGGGGAAAGAGAAATATGTGATGAGCAGCGGTTTAGCTTTCTTTGAAGCGAAAGAGATGGAGCGACTCGGTAAGTTTGCGCGAAGGGGATGGTTTCTAGAGAAATTTGCGTTCTCCGGTTTTGTGTTACGGAAAGGAAAACCAGAGGAAGTGATTTATTCACTAGACTATCAGTCGGAGGCCGATGACGAGTATTTTAGTTACTTTGAAGAAGCAGGATGGAAGCATGTTTGTACTGGAGCGGGTGTCATGCACATCTTTTCGGCAGCACCAGGCACTACCCCAATCTATTCAGAACAGGCTACCATCAAAGAGAAGTATGAAAAGGAAAGCCAATCTATGAAAAAGGTTGCCCTGCCAGCATTTCTAATCGCTATTATGCTAGTCGTGTTGTTGTTTAGTAGTGAGAATGGATTTCTCCCTACAGTTGTTGGGGATATTAGTGAATATGCGAGTTACGCGACTTTTATTGTGTTGATCTTCACAGGGATGCCTTATCTTTCGTATCAATATAAGTTGAGGAAGTTGGAGAAGCGTAATGTTTAATAAGGGAAAGATACAACTATAATCATAGAACTGTTCATCGTGATGGGACGAATGTTTGTAATGGGGTCAGGTACGCACCTGACCCCCATTACGTTTGACACTCATTTTCTCTGCCTCCCAATCAACAGCGACACTTGCGCCATTGTGAAAGGAAGGGACGATTTCTTTCGATAGGCAAGGTACTTGCGTTCCCAGGTGTGGGCGTATTTCCCTTTGAACTTTCGTAGGCCCTGGAAATGATAGAAGATATGACCGTGAAGAAAGATTTGGGCGGCGATTCGCTCACTTAGGAAAGAGAACTTGGATTGACCCACATTTGAAAGTGGAGCCATTCCTAGATTAAAGCGCTCGTAGCCTTCAGTTTTAGCCCATTCAAATAAAGAGAGAAACATCACGTCCATTGTGCCTGAAGGGGCATCGTGCAGAAAACGCATTAAATCCACAGATACCGTTTTGTTGTTATCGTAGACAGGCATAAGACTAGTAAACGCGATGATCCTGTCGTGTTCTTTCATAATGGCGATCTCTGATTTGTTTAGATAATCGACATGATAGAATCCGAGCGAAAATCCTTTCTCATTTCTTCCCTGTAGCCATTCGTCAGATACGTTTTTTAGCTTCTGCAAAAGCTCTTCACTGTGCGGAGGCTTTACTATTTCAACTTGAAAATTCTCTCGTTCGAATTTATTTTTAACAGCACGCAATGCTTTCATTCTCTTACCAGATAGCGTGAACTGATCTAAATCTACGAATGCTTCTTCACCGAGCTTAAAGAAACCAAAGCCTTTTTCATGGAGAATGGGAAGCAGGCTGTTACTAACTTCATAGAACACTGGGGTATAACCCTGGATATCTGCCAGGTGCTGAAACTCTTCGATGGCTTCAGGAAATGCTTCTTTCTGTCCGATCGGATCGCCGAGAACGACGAGCTTATCCGAAGATTTTTGGAAGCAGATTAAGACTGTTTTTTTGGAGTTCCAAAAGATTGATTTATCGTGCAGGAAAATTAAATGAGCTAACGTATTTCCACCGTAGGTTACAAGGTGCTCTTGTATTTCATTATCATTTTCAGGTGATGATTCCTTGATTGGGTTTCTCGGTTTAATCACGGCGGTCCCTATCACAAAAACAATCAGCGCAATCATTAAGCCGATTAAAGCACTATAAAACAGCGTGTGGTAATCCGTAATAACATATGGCAAGACTTGTGGCGGAATAACGCCGTTTGATGAAGGCAAGCTTAAATATCCAATTAACACATACATCGACGTGATGAATAGGATCACTAGCCCATCAATAATGGTTTTGCTCCACGTTAATACATAGCTCTCGCGATAGAAGCGCGTTCTTGACATATAGAGAATGAAGGCAACGAGTAAGAGAAAGATCGCTTCCTCATAATCGATCCCTTTAGAAAAGGTAAAGGCAGCTGCTGCGAAAAGGACGACGATGGTGAGATAATATGCTCTTTTCACCTTGTACTCAATTCCTCTTGATAACCCGAGTAAAGCAAAACCAGCTCCAACGGAAAGCTGATGAGAAAGGTTAACAAGAAACGGTAGTGAATGCATTTCTTCTAGAATTTTTAACCGATCGATAATGCCAGGTAAGGCCGCAGACAATAGTAAAATTAAGCCGGAGATAAACACGAGCAGCGTAAGCATCACATGACTTAGCCTTTGAATAAGGGCAAGTGGGAGGCTATCCCAGTTTGCATTCCACTTCTCCCAATAGTCTCTTACAAAAAGAATCGCAGCGAGTAAGAATGGGAAGAAAAAGTAACCGACTCGATAGAGAATGAGTAGAAAAAAGACTTTCTCGTCTTGGACACCGACAAGCTGGGTTCCCCAAATGAAAATCAAATCAAATGAACCGAGTCCGCCGGGGATCATACTGACAATCCCAACGCATGAAGCGACGACAAAGATGGGGAATAACTCGTGAAAAGAAATGTTGAGTTCAAGTATGTTTGCTAGTAACCAGACTGCAAGGAACGCAAATGTCCACTCAAGGAAAGAGACGGCGATAAGCTGGAATTTTGTTCGTGAACCAAAGAACCGACGAGAGCTTTTATCGTGATGACGAACGAATTGAAAAATCAGCATAGGAAGATACAGTCCAACCGCTATAACAACGACAAAAAGCCATAGAAATTTTTCTAAAAGAAGGCTATCTCTATAAGCAAAAAGAATCATGAGTGCAAGTAGAGATAGACCAGTCAGATAAAAATACGAAATGTTTCCAATGGTTTTAGATAGTTTCTGCTTATCTACCTCATAAGTTTGATAAAAGTACTTTCTAAGCATCCCGCTAATAATTCCGCCAGATCCAATCAGGTTAGAGAATGCATTGACGATAAACGATTGCTTAAGTAGCTGTTTTTTCGGAAATGTTTTCTGCAATGATTTTAAGAGCAATGAGTCGTATAAGAACATCGGGCTAACGGCTCCCATAGAAATCAATAAAACGAGAACAAGTTTGCCTATGTTAAACTGATTAACTTCATTTCGAAGCAGCTCCGGGTTGATGCTAGACATGAAAGGGGTGATTTCAATCACTGCTAGCACAAAAAGAAAAAGAGGTAAGATGAATTTCAAATAATGAAATAGATATTTGTAAATAGTCGTTTTCATAGTTCACTCCTTTATCTTGATTTTACATGATTCAGAGAAAGTTCAGTCAATGAATTTGAAAAAGGTGAAAACTTTTGCCTTTGGGAAGAAAACCATCAACCAACACTTTATAAAAGATATGTATCGAAAAATGTAGTATAGCAAGAACGATTCACTTACACAAAAAAACGTTCAGAGGATTTCCTCTGAACGTTTTTTACTTACATTTCTTCCTGTGCTTTTTTCTTGCCTCTAAATCGATACAAAACAAGGTAAAGCATCGGAACCATAATCAGCGTTAAAACAGCTGAGAAAAGGATACCTGATATGATTGTTACGGCAAGAGGCGTAAAGAGTGCATCGCCACTTACGGCAACTGGGATAAGGGCAACAATTGATGTAATTGCGGTAAGGAGGATTGGGCGTAAGCGTACACGACCAGACTCAATAACTGCGTCTTTTACATCCATGCCTTTTTTCAGTGCTTGTTCGATAAATTCAATTAATACTACTGAGTTTCTCACTACGATACCGGTGAGGGATACCATTCCCATAACACCAAGGAAACTAATTGGCGTTTGGGTAACGAATAGTCCAAGAATCGCACCCGCGATTGCGAGGTATACGGCAACGAGAACTAGGAACGGAAGTGAAAGTGAATTAAATTGCAGGGCAATCAATAGGTACACTAGGAAGAGTACGATGATGAAGAGTACGGTAATTTCAGCAAAGAAATCACTTTGGGCTTCGTTTTCACCGCCAAGTGTAATGCTGTAATCAGCATCGTCAAGCTGATCGCGCTGATCTTCCACAATTTCTGTTACGTTTGCTTCATAATTCTCCTCGTCCTTAGGGAAGGCACGAAGCGTAATCGAGCGTTCACCATCAATGTGAGGAATCTTTTGGATTTGTTCACTTTGTTCTGTTGTCACAAGCTCATCTAATGAGATGAGTTCAGGTGGTCCACCTGTTGATGCGGCTGGAAGCTCAAGGCTTGAAAGATCGACTTCATCTTTGCTACCTTCTAGCACGATATTCATATCACGCTTTACAACGCCATTATCAAATGCTTTTAGTGGAATACCTGCCGTTGCAAGTCGAATTTGCTGGCTGATCTGATTGACCGTAATGCCATTTTCTTCGAGTGCATCACGATCTGGTATATATTCGAGCGAAGGTTCGAAGTCACCTACGTTATCAACGACAAGGTCTGTTTCAAGTCCTTCGATCTCTTTAGTTAACTCATCTCTAAGGTCGATAAGCTTATCGATTTCTGGTCCTGAGACGGTAACGGTCACAGGTGCTCCTGCAGGAGGTCCCTGCTGGATCGTTTCCATGAAAATCTCAGCATCCGGGTAATCATTTCTGAGCTTATCTGTCCAGTCGTCAATGAGTCCTTGCGTTGTCTGGTTTTCTCGATCGACTCTGGCAACGATTTGGCCAGTATTTTCACCAGTGCTCGTTAGCGAGCTGTTGAAGAGACCAGGAGTACCAGTGCCTGTGAAGACGCTTGTTTCATATACGCCGTCATCTGTTTTCAGTTTTTCTTCAATCTCTTGAAGCGTATCGTGTGTGTCTTCGATCGGCGTTCCGATTGGAAGCGTGATGTCGACCGTTACTTCTTCCTTATCAGCAGGTGGGAAGAATTCAAACGGTGTTAAGACGACTAATCCGAAGATCGCTGTCGTGAGCACAAGACCAAGAATAGAAATAAGAATTGGTTTTTTTGAAAATTTCTTTAGAAGCTTGTCGGCATAAACATCAGCAAGCTTATTTAACGGTTTGCCCAGAAGTCCTGGTGCATCTGACATCGGCTTCTTCGATCGACGGCTTAAGAAGTAGCGCAAAATCGGTACGAAAATGAGTGCCACTAATGTTGATGCAATAATTGTTGTAATGAGCACTGTTGGCAACGCGCGTATAAATGCTCCATTACCACCTGAAAGGAAAATCAGTGGCAGGAAGGTAAAGACGATCGCTAGAGAGGAGGTCACGATGGACACCCAAATCTCTTTCACGCCATTAACGGCTCCCATTAAACCTTTATCGCCGAGCTTATATCTTCGTTGTATGTTGTCGTTTATGACGATCGAGTCATCAACAATAATCCCGAGTGCGATGATTAACCCAATGACGGAGATCTGGTTTAGATCCACATCAGCAAAAGGTAGTGGAATAAAGCCCATTAGAACGGAAATCGGAACAGCAAGTGCTACGACGAGCGCACCCGATCCGGATAGTCCGAGAGATGTTGCCACAATAACGGCAAGTACAGAAATCGCTAGAGATAGGAATAGGCCATCAAAAATGTCCGTAACGATGGAAGCTTGAGAGTAATAAGGCTCCAGTTCTACGTTCGAAGGCAGGCTTTCTGAAAGCTCATCCACTTTATCGCTCACACGCTCATCGACAGTTGGGATATCTTCCCCAGACTTTACGTAAGCGGTGAAGGAAACAGATGGCTTTCCTTCAAAAGTGATAATATCTTCAACGTCTTTTGGACTAACTTCAACGCTTGCAATGTCTTTTAAGTAAACCGCGTCTCCATCAGGGTTTTTACCTACAAATAACTCTTCCATTTCATCGAGTGAATCGTAGTTTTCAACAGAAAGCTGAACAACTTCCTCATCCATTTTCTGTTTTCCTAGAGGAGTTGGGTAGTATTCATTATTAATGGCACTTTGAACATCGGTAACGTTCAAGCCGGAATCTTTTAATTCCTCTTGTTTTAATTCAATTAAAATTTGTTCTTCAGGCAGTCCTTTGATCGTAACGCCAGAAACGCCTGATAATTCTTCGACTTCCTCTTTCCATCGATTTAATTCTTCTTCAAGAGAGAGGAGGTTGTCGCGGTTATCGCTTGTAAGATGGTAGGAAACAATCGGCATTTTTGCCGTTGATTCATTTACATCTGGTTCGAAAGCTTCGTCAGGAAAAGAAGTCGAGGCATCGGAAACGGCCTGTCGTACGTCACCAAACACTTCCTTCTTACTTTCTCCTTCCGCTACTTCGATCACAATGTTCGAAAAGCCTGCTGCTGAAGAAGATGTCACTTCAGCGATGCCATCGATCGAACTGAGCGATGACTCAATTGGGTTCGTAATTGATCGTTCAACTGTGTCCACCGTTGCACCAGGATAAACGGTGCTAATCGTTCCGATATTTACTGTTGTTTCCGGAATTTCACGCTGTGGAAGTTGAATGAATGTAAACACTCCAACGATGACAAATAATAAAATAAATATCATAAAGAGCTTGGACCGTTGTAAAATCCATTTCAACATATGAGAGCCTCCTCTGTTCGTTTTCGACTGTTCGGTCAATCTGATGTCATTTATACCCCATATTTGTTGAAATATAAAGTTTTAATGTGCTTGACTCAATAGTCATTTTTACTGAGATCAGCTTGGAAGTCAAGAAATGAGTGTGCTAGAAAACTTATTCAAAAAGGTAAAGGGTTGTCAGATATGATAAAGTAAAACTCTTATTTAAGGTTTGGCTGAGCGTGAATGGGTTACTTGTTATAACTATCATTTCACTAATCAAGTAGTGTATTCTGATGGAGAAGACATCGAGGTGAACGATATGGATAAAAGAAAAGCAATATTAGAGGCGGCCGTTGAATTGATCGCAGAAAAAGGGTACACGCATACATCGATGCAGCAGATCGCTGATAGCGTAGGAGTATCAAAAGGTTCGCTTTACTCATTTTTTCCATCAAAGGAAGATTTGATTATTTCGATTTATGAACACTATCAACAGCTCGTTTTTGAACATGCTTTTGTTGTCGGATTAGACGGTAATCTACCACCTTATGAGCGGTTTGCGAAACAATTCCAGGTCCAATTCGAAGGGATATTGGAATATAAATCTTATATGAAAATGCATATGCGCGGAGAATCCGCTCAAAGCAGTGAAAAGCTTGAAGGAATGGGCCATCGTATGAGGGGGCGACTTTTTAGCTGGCTAGAACGAAATTTGATTGATTTATATGGGGAGAAGATTGCCCCATATAAATGGGATTTGATGTGGATGACGCAATCCATTTATACCTCCTATACAGGTCTTATGATTTCTTCTGAGAGCCTGCTTTCTCCAGAAAAGCTTGGAAAGCACATCGTTAGGCAGATTGATATTCTAGCATCGGATTTTCTAGCAGGAAATAGCGCGCCTCTTCTAGATGATGAAATGATGCGTCCTTTTTCCGTAGGGATGGATCGAGAAGGTGCTTTTACATCGTTTGAGAAAAGAGAGAATGCCTGGAAGGCGCTCTATAATAATATCCATGAATTAAAGCAGCCTCAATACTATCTAGAGGTAACGGATCGCATATCGGAAGAATCTAGAAAGTCAAAGCCTGATGAGATTGTGATGAGAGGGCTGTTTCATTTATTGAAAGAGGAAGATGTTCTGAAAGAAAATGCACAAGCACTAGAGGCACAAATCCTTCCGGCGACAGAACATTAGGATGGTTATTTTCCATTTTTTTCGGGTAAATAGGGTGTAGAGAGATGGTTATCACCAAAGGAGAGAGAGACATATGTCAGAGAAACCTTCATCAATCAATGGAAGCAGTACCTTTATTGCAATTGTTTCCATTGTAGCGGGCTGTCTTGCTGCCATCGTTGCAGGAAGCTTCCTATCCGGAGCTATTGAACTAGCAACAATTGAAATCTTCCCTATATTCTTCCCCATCATTATTTGCGCTGTCGGCATTTTTCTAGGAGTGGTTGCTTTTCGCATTTCAAAAAGAAGACTTGCAGTAATGGGGATTGCCTTAAATGCTGTTGTTCTTTTATTACCATTAGGCTTTTTAGTCGTGAAGTTATAGAGGAATTATCAAGTTTTGAAAATTTAATAATAATGCTAGAAGCGAAGACTTAAAGAGGGTGTCACTAAAGTTATACTTTGGGACACTCTT
The sequence above is drawn from the Pseudalkalibacillus hwajinpoensis genome and encodes:
- a CDS encoding TetR/AcrR family transcriptional regulator, giving the protein MDKRKAILEAAVELIAEKGYTHTSMQQIADSVGVSKGSLYSFFPSKEDLIISIYEHYQQLVFEHAFVVGLDGNLPPYERFAKQFQVQFEGILEYKSYMKMHMRGESAQSSEKLEGMGHRMRGRLFSWLERNLIDLYGEKIAPYKWDLMWMTQSIYTSYTGLMISSESLLSPEKLGKHIVRQIDILASDFLAGNSAPLLDDEMMRPFSVGMDREGAFTSFEKRENAWKALYNNIHELKQPQYYLEVTDRISEESRKSKPDEIVMRGLFHLLKEEDVLKENAQALEAQILPATEH
- a CDS encoding efflux RND transporter permease subunit — translated: MLKWILQRSKLFMIFILLFVIVGVFTFIQLPQREIPETTVNIGTISTVYPGATVDTVERSITNPIESSLSSIDGIAEVTSSSAAGFSNIVIEVAEGESKKEVFGDVRQAVSDASTSFPDEAFEPDVNESTAKMPIVSYHLTSDNRDNLLSLEEELNRWKEEVEELSGVSGVTIKGLPEEQILIELKQEELKDSGLNVTDVQSAINNEYYPTPLGKQKMDEEVVQLSVENYDSLDEMEELFVGKNPDGDAVYLKDIASVEVSPKDVEDIITFEGKPSVSFTAYVKSGEDIPTVDERVSDKVDELSESLPSNVELEPYYSQASIVTDIFDGLFLSLAISVLAVIVATSLGLSGSGALVVALAVPISVLMGFIPLPFADVDLNQISVIGLIIALGIIVDDSIVINDNIQRRYKLGDKGLMGAVNGVKEIWVSIVTSSLAIVFTFLPLIFLSGGNGAFIRALPTVLITTIIASTLVALIFVPILRYFLSRRSKKPMSDAPGLLGKPLNKLADVYADKLLKKFSKKPILISILGLVLTTAIFGLVVLTPFEFFPPADKEEVTVDITLPIGTPIEDTHDTLQEIEEKLKTDDGVYETSVFTGTGTPGLFNSSLTSTGENTGQIVARVDRENQTTQGLIDDWTDKLRNDYPDAEIFMETIQQGPPAGAPVTVTVSGPEIDKLIDLRDELTKEIEGLETDLVVDNVGDFEPSLEYIPDRDALEENGITVNQISQQIRLATAGIPLKAFDNGVVKRDMNIVLEGSKDEVDLSSLELPAASTGGPPELISLDELVTTEQSEQIQKIPHIDGERSITLRAFPKDEENYEANVTEIVEDQRDQLDDADYSITLGGENEAQSDFFAEITVLFIIVLFLVYLLIALQFNSLSLPFLVLVAVYLAIAGAILGLFVTQTPISFLGVMGMVSLTGIVVRNSVVLIEFIEQALKKGMDVKDAVIESGRVRLRPILLTAITSIVALIPVAVSGDALFTPLAVTIISGILFSAVLTLIMVPMLYLVLYRFRGKKKAQEEM